A part of Halobaculum sp. MBLA0143 genomic DNA contains:
- a CDS encoding Gfo/Idh/MocA family oxidoreductase, with protein sequence MNCLFVGAGAAAEAYATGLSATRLSLSAVCDLDADRAERLAAETDAAAYTDVDTMLAAESAPLVVVLTSHAAHAAVTRTALAADRHVFCQKPLALSPDDAWSLVELARDRGLALGCAPVSPRHPAQRRVGELLADGRLGPVRLGYVHAHVGRVTEWHDSPDSFLDVGPLYDGAVYPLTLLTAWFGRVDRVRTADASDPWPDDRRTPSAPTHVEATLSFADGPLVRLTTSLYAPHRSREFSSLELHGDGGSLYLGDCGAGTDDPETVQFGREGRAYTAVPPTAPSREGGFADGPARLAARVGDGARPVSTAVRAAHVVTVADAVDRAATTGDAVPVPDPPTDAPFALDRPPAPCYGATPPATPPDAGVRLPRVGVAPQPDAGADTVETAVDAGCRLFVVDGDTAETVGAALSGRGAPDPATVHVAAVVDDPDADVDRVRSALGRAADSLLLRVDAVDPPARPAVWRGLTDRAPVVGVAGSAPELAETAVGVDNPALVVADDTPVTHSSVTRALTHVDDATAVSDEIDAGRVPVSTASDPERVVTHLAAAGGVS encoded by the coding sequence GTGAACTGTCTGTTCGTCGGCGCGGGCGCGGCCGCCGAGGCGTACGCCACCGGGCTCTCGGCCACTCGCCTGTCTCTCTCGGCCGTCTGTGATCTCGACGCCGACCGCGCCGAGCGGCTGGCAGCCGAGACGGACGCCGCCGCGTACACCGACGTGGACACGATGCTGGCCGCGGAGTCGGCGCCGTTGGTCGTCGTGTTGACGAGCCACGCCGCCCACGCGGCCGTCACCCGGACTGCCCTCGCCGCGGACCGTCACGTCTTCTGTCAGAAGCCGTTGGCGCTGTCGCCCGACGACGCCTGGAGCCTCGTCGAGCTGGCCCGCGACCGTGGGCTGGCGCTGGGCTGTGCCCCCGTCTCCCCCCGCCACCCGGCACAGCGCCGTGTCGGCGAACTGCTGGCCGACGGCCGACTCGGCCCCGTCCGGCTGGGGTACGTCCACGCCCACGTCGGCCGGGTGACGGAGTGGCACGACAGCCCGGACTCGTTTCTCGACGTCGGCCCGTTGTACGACGGCGCCGTCTACCCGCTCACGTTGTTGACGGCGTGGTTCGGCCGCGTCGACCGGGTCCGGACGGCCGACGCGAGCGACCCCTGGCCGGACGACCGCCGGACGCCGTCGGCGCCCACTCACGTCGAGGCGACGCTGTCGTTCGCCGACGGCCCGCTCGTCCGGCTGACGACCAGTCTGTACGCCCCGCACCGCTCGCGGGAGTTCTCCAGTCTCGAACTCCACGGCGACGGCGGCTCGCTGTACCTCGGCGACTGTGGCGCCGGCACGGACGACCCGGAGACGGTCCAGTTCGGCCGCGAGGGGCGCGCGTACACCGCCGTCCCGCCGACGGCGCCGAGCCGCGAGGGTGGGTTCGCCGACGGCCCGGCGCGACTCGCCGCTCGGGTCGGCGACGGCGCCCGCCCGGTGTCGACGGCCGTCCGGGCCGCACACGTCGTCACCGTGGCCGACGCCGTCGACCGGGCCGCCACGACCGGCGACGCCGTCCCCGTGCCGGACCCGCCGACGGACGCGCCGTTCGCCCTCGACCGCCCGCCCGCCCCGTGCTACGGCGCCACCCCGCCCGCGACCCCGCCCGACGCCGGGGTCCGCCTCCCTCGTGTGGGTGTCGCGCCGCAGCCGGACGCGGGCGCCGACACGGTCGAGACCGCCGTCGACGCCGGCTGTCGGCTGTTCGTCGTCGACGGCGACACGGCCGAGACGGTCGGGGCGGCACTGTCGGGGCGCGGCGCTCCCGACCCGGCGACGGTCCACGTCGCCGCCGTCGTGGACGACCCGGACGCCGACGTGGACCGCGTCCGGTCGGCGCTCGGGCGGGCGGCCGACAGCCTCCTGTTGCGGGTCGACGCCGTCGACCCGCCCGCGCGGCCGGCGGTCTGGCGGGGGCTGACCGACCGCGCGCCGGTCGTCGGAGTCGCCGGGAGCGCCCCGGAGCTCGCGGAGACGGCCGTGGGGGTCGACAACCCGGCGCTCGTCGTCGCCGACGACACGCCGGTGACCCACTCGTCGGTGACACGGGCCCTGACCCACGTCGACGACGCGACGGCGGTGAGCGACGAGATCGACGCCGGCCGAGTGCCGGTGTCGACCGCGAGCGACCCCGAACGCGTCGTCACACACCTCGCCGCCGCCGGGGGTGTGTCGTGA
- a CDS encoding CDP-alcohol phosphatidyltransferase family protein: MTATARLPRRLRAEAAVAVSGSGVALALGYLLLTGIGGLAETWLAVAAPAGFGVAVYLRRNLPDNHPADGTVAGLRRTLGVANAVTLARGLAYAGAAGFLFVPRTTAVAALPAVLYGGGVLLDAVDGVVARRVGQTTRLGERLDMAYDTLGFVVAPAVAVAWGRLPAVYLALAAARYLYRAGLTVERRRGRRIRPLPPGRFRRPLAGWQMLFLTVALSPVVPATTLHAVAPVALAPSLLVFARDYLAVTGRLPRHGTDPSGRPADD; this comes from the coding sequence GTGACTGCGACCGCGCGGCTCCCCCGGCGGCTCCGGGCGGAGGCGGCCGTCGCCGTCTCCGGCTCCGGGGTGGCGCTGGCCCTCGGCTACCTCCTGTTGACCGGGATCGGCGGGCTCGCCGAGACCTGGCTGGCGGTCGCGGCGCCGGCCGGGTTCGGCGTCGCCGTCTACCTCCGGCGGAACCTCCCGGACAACCACCCGGCCGACGGGACGGTCGCGGGGCTGCGCCGGACGCTGGGCGTCGCCAACGCCGTCACGCTCGCCCGTGGACTGGCGTACGCCGGCGCCGCCGGCTTCCTGTTCGTCCCGCGGACGACCGCCGTCGCCGCGCTGCCGGCGGTGCTGTACGGCGGCGGTGTCCTGCTGGACGCCGTCGACGGTGTCGTCGCCCGCCGTGTCGGCCAGACGACGCGTCTCGGCGAGCGGCTGGACATGGCGTACGACACGCTGGGGTTCGTCGTCGCGCCCGCAGTGGCGGTCGCCTGGGGGCGGCTGCCGGCCGTCTACCTCGCGTTGGCGGCCGCTCGCTACCTCTACCGCGCCGGACTGACGGTCGAGCGGCGGCGTGGTCGCCGGATCCGGCCGTTGCCGCCGGGGCGATTCCGCCGCCCGCTGGCGGGCTGGCAGATGCTGTTTCTGACCGTCGCGCTCTCGCCGGTCGTGCCGGCGACGACGCTGCACGCCGTCGCGCCGGTCGCGTTGGCGCCGTCGTTGCTCGTGTTCGCACGCGACTACCTGGCCGTCACCGGACGCCTCCCACGCCACGGGACCGACCCGTCGGGACGGCCGGCCGACGACTGA
- a CDS encoding zinc-binding alcohol dehydrogenase — protein MSGTRRALVFTGPRSVAVHERPAPTLATDELRVQTTCSGVSAGTELLVYRDQVPGEMSVDATLPAFDGDQFEYPLTYGYAAVGRVTDTGADVDDDWLGRRVFGFHPHAETFCARPESVVRLPDGLSTAAAATLPTVETAVTLVLDTAPRLGERVAVFGAGVVGLATVALLSAFPLSELAVVEPQPERRDRAAALGADTTLTPSEAGTLAERRRADEASGLDAAVEISGNPAALDDAVAAVGYDGRVTVGSWYGEKRADLNLGGDYHRSRIAIESSQVSTVDPALRGRWSTDRRLQTAVDRARDLPLSEFVTHRVPFAEAPRAYELLDEPDGERPLQVLLEYED, from the coding sequence GTGAGTGGCACACGACGCGCGCTGGTGTTCACCGGGCCGCGGTCCGTCGCGGTCCACGAGCGACCGGCACCGACGCTCGCGACCGACGAACTCCGGGTCCAGACCACCTGTTCCGGCGTCTCCGCCGGGACGGAGCTGTTGGTGTACCGCGACCAGGTTCCGGGAGAGATGTCCGTCGACGCCACGCTGCCGGCGTTCGACGGCGACCAGTTCGAGTACCCGCTGACGTACGGCTACGCCGCCGTCGGCCGAGTGACGGACACCGGAGCCGACGTGGACGACGACTGGCTCGGTCGGCGCGTGTTCGGCTTCCACCCCCACGCCGAGACGTTCTGTGCGCGCCCGGAGTCGGTCGTCCGACTGCCCGACGGGCTCTCGACGGCCGCCGCGGCGACGTTGCCGACCGTCGAGACCGCGGTGACGCTCGTGTTGGACACTGCACCGCGGCTGGGCGAACGGGTCGCCGTGTTCGGCGCCGGCGTCGTCGGACTGGCGACCGTCGCGCTGCTGTCGGCGTTCCCGTTGTCGGAGTTGGCCGTCGTGGAGCCACAGCCCGAGCGGCGCGACCGAGCGGCCGCGCTCGGCGCCGACACCACGCTCACCCCCTCCGAGGCGGGGACGCTGGCCGAGCGCCGCCGGGCCGACGAGGCGTCCGGGCTGGACGCCGCCGTCGAGATCTCCGGCAACCCCGCCGCGCTGGACGACGCCGTCGCCGCCGTCGGCTACGACGGCCGCGTGACCGTCGGCTCCTGGTACGGCGAGAAACGCGCCGACCTGAACCTGGGCGGCGACTACCACCGCAGCCGGATCGCCATCGAGTCCAGCCAGGTGTCCACCGTCGACCCCGCGCTGCGTGGTCGGTGGAGCACGGATCGCCGGCTCCAGACTGCCGTCGACCGGGCACGGGACCTCCCGTTGTCGGAGTTCGTCACCCACCGCGTCCCGTTCGCCGAGGCGCCCCGAGCGTACGAACTGTTAGACGAGCCCGACGGCGAACGACCGCTCCAGGTCCTCCTGGAGTACGAGGACTGA
- a CDS encoding 6-pyruvoyl tetrahydropterin synthase family protein: MYRLAVSRTFVAQHFLTVPSPPPGEGEPHSHTYEVEAELRAAELGEYGYVVDIDAVEATLDDLVADYRDTLLNDRPAFDGNPSVERFARLFGDRLVETVDDDTLAGVDGLTVRMWEDDVARVAHDRDL, translated from the coding sequence GTGTACCGACTCGCCGTCTCGCGGACGTTCGTCGCACAGCACTTCCTCACGGTGCCCAGCCCGCCGCCGGGCGAGGGTGAGCCACACAGCCACACTTACGAGGTGGAGGCGGAGCTTCGCGCCGCCGAACTCGGCGAGTACGGCTACGTCGTCGACATCGACGCCGTCGAGGCGACGTTGGACGACCTGGTCGCCGACTACCGAGACACGTTGCTCAACGACCGCCCGGCGTTCGACGGTAACCCCAGCGTCGAGCGGTTCGCCCGGCTGTTCGGCGACCGGCTCGTCGAGACCGTCGACGACGACACGCTGGCGGGGGTCGACGGGCTGACCGTCCGGATGTGGGAAGACGACGTGGCCCGCGTGGCCCACGACCGCGACCTGTGA
- a CDS encoding class I SAM-dependent methyltransferase yields the protein MTGTEGHDHADTRYLDAKATVDDRALDRRVADRLREELPPSPTVFDAGCGTGVTLPRLREWGVEPAGYRGVDTDAGLVAAARERHAADTVSFAVGDAVAAAREAADGSFDPDLAVAGSFLDLVPVGEAVDTLAAAVGPGGLVYAPFTFDGRTTFAPAHPADDLVERIYHETIDAQPGRNVRAGRAAVDHCRRADGQLLAVGASDWVVRANDDGYPNDERYFLSCILGFVADALFVDGGDGEGPTDSAEAESVDADPTDRAGGAVADADPTDRAGGTVADADPTDRAGGTVADADPTDRAGGTVADADPTDRAATALTDTDHTAADLRDWLQCRRRQAEAGELVYTASQFDVLYRA from the coding sequence GTGACGGGGACCGAGGGCCACGACCACGCCGACACGCGCTACCTCGACGCCAAGGCGACCGTCGACGACCGCGCCCTGGACCGTCGGGTCGCCGACCGGCTCCGGGAGGAACTCCCGCCGTCGCCGACGGTGTTCGACGCCGGCTGTGGCACGGGCGTCACGCTCCCCCGGCTCCGCGAGTGGGGTGTCGAGCCCGCGGGCTACCGAGGCGTCGACACCGACGCCGGCCTCGTCGCGGCCGCCCGCGAGCGTCACGCCGCCGACACCGTCTCGTTCGCCGTCGGCGACGCCGTCGCGGCCGCCCGCGAGGCCGCGGACGGCTCGTTCGACCCGGACCTCGCCGTCGCCGGCTCCTTCCTCGATCTCGTCCCGGTCGGCGAGGCCGTCGACACACTCGCGGCCGCCGTCGGTCCCGGTGGGCTCGTGTACGCCCCGTTCACGTTCGACGGGAGGACTACGTTCGCGCCGGCACACCCGGCCGACGACCTCGTCGAACGGATCTACCACGAGACCATCGACGCCCAACCCGGTCGGAACGTCCGCGCTGGCCGCGCGGCCGTCGATCACTGTCGCCGGGCGGACGGCCAACTGCTCGCCGTCGGCGCTTCCGACTGGGTCGTCCGGGCGAACGACGACGGCTACCCGAACGACGAACGTTACTTCCTCTCGTGTATCCTGGGGTTCGTCGCCGACGCGTTGTTCGTAGACGGCGGCGACGGCGAGGGCCCGACGGACAGCGCCGAGGCAGAGAGTGTCGACGCGGACCCGACCGACCGCGCCGGCGGAGCAGTTGCCGACGCGGACCCGACCGACCGCGCCGGCGGAACAGTTGCCGACGCGGACCCGACCGACCGCGCCGGCGGAACAGTTGCCGACGCGGACCCGACCGACCGCGCCGGCGGAACAGTTGCCGACGCGGACCCGACCGACCGCGCCGCCACGGCCCTGACCGACACGGACCACACGGCCGCAGACCTGCGCGACTGGCTCCAGTGTCGTCGACGGCAGGCGGAGGCGGGCGAACTGGTCTACACCGCGAGCCAGTTCGACGTGCTGTACCGGGCGTGA
- a CDS encoding segregation/condensation protein A, with amino-acid sequence MTDDDVPDIPLGHGSDRDRDTEGLFGDGDDGSADSGDDSGASDPGDGRSADSGDDSGASDPGDGGTGDDGTNSGSATDDEETEPVEVLVQLAKRGEIDPWDTDIVAVTDAFLAELEERDLRTSGRALFYASVLLRMKSDAMLEPDEPESEEPEPWETAFRDGAGPEAVDDDDDFDPVDALEAEMDRRLERRSTRGSPETLDELVRELREAERGSRWKESREYDTSGETEPSGTQTLQYRGGSDSRPEPEPGEGDVTETTHEEDIETVIGEVRTALTRQYDNGRREVLFREVRTAGGSPVQTYLALLFLAHRGEVRLRQDDLFGDLWVQDPTAPTVGDEAVAD; translated from the coding sequence ATGACTGACGACGACGTGCCGGACATCCCGTTGGGGCACGGCAGCGACCGCGACCGTGACACCGAGGGGCTGTTCGGCGACGGTGACGACGGGAGCGCCGACTCGGGCGACGACAGTGGAGCCAGCGACCCGGGCGACGGCAGGAGCGCCGACTCGGGCGACGACAGTGGAGCCAGCGACCCGGGCGACGGTGGCACAGGCGACGACGGTACGAACAGTGGGTCGGCCACAGACGACGAGGAGACGGAGCCGGTGGAGGTGTTGGTCCAGTTGGCGAAACGGGGCGAGATCGACCCCTGGGACACCGACATCGTGGCCGTGACGGACGCGTTCCTGGCAGAGCTGGAGGAACGCGACCTCCGGACCTCCGGACGGGCGTTGTTCTACGCGAGCGTCCTGTTGCGGATGAAGTCGGACGCGATGTTGGAGCCCGACGAGCCGGAGTCCGAGGAGCCGGAGCCGTGGGAGACGGCGTTCAGGGACGGCGCCGGGCCGGAGGCGGTGGACGACGACGACGACTTCGACCCGGTGGACGCCCTGGAGGCGGAGATGGACCGTCGGCTGGAGCGCCGTTCCACCCGTGGGTCCCCGGAGACGCTGGACGAGCTCGTGCGGGAACTGCGGGAGGCGGAGCGAGGCTCTCGGTGGAAGGAGTCACGCGAGTACGACACCTCGGGAGAGACGGAGCCGTCGGGGACACAGACCCTCCAGTACCGTGGCGGCTCGGACTCTCGACCGGAGCCGGAGCCGGGCGAGGGCGACGTGACGGAGACGACACACGAGGAGGACATCGAGACGGTGATCGGCGAAGTGCGGACGGCGCTGACCCGGCAGTACGACAACGGTCGCCGGGAGGTGTTGTTCCGCGAGGTGCGGACCGCCGGCGGCTCGCCCGTCCAGACGTACCTCGCCCTGCTGTTCCTGGCGCACCGCGGCGAGGTGCGGCTCCGCCAGGACGACCTGTTCGGCGACCTCTGGGTGCAGGACCCGACGGCGCCGACGGTCGGCGACGAGGCGGTCGCCGACTAG